One window of the Nothobranchius furzeri strain GRZ-AD chromosome 3, NfurGRZ-RIMD1, whole genome shotgun sequence genome contains the following:
- the abraa gene encoding actin-binding Rho-activating protein encodes MSSGGTATVTSPEPQSFKRAARKIKCAALVANLAKSWQGWAKQHSDKQDAIPSGWMPSSVEEDRKERTHVVKLTVTPRVIAADPSDANENEIRTGSVTKTVQVKRTDCSSSNVVNAIRNKMESGPEDYKPFLGNESPTRRRQMRALQSAGGGGMVQDKKLKLQEKKSGSSLDTEGSWLGEDGGLRENSESQMEQRAILTSTMSNKPKIKIATMSDIKSRWQQWSEQHTEGQKLNPFSEEFDYEYAMTQRLRKGDSGYGRPKDGSKTAERGDRAQKHIHREMEEMVWIIRDMGFKDKEGRTIITFGRLFDRYVKISDKVVGILLRCRKHKMLDFEGEMLWKGQDDDVIITLKD; translated from the exons ATGAGTAGTGGTGGGACCGCCACCGTAACAAGCCCGGAGCCGCAGTCTTTTAAGCGCGCTGCCCGTAAAATAAAATGTGCAGCTCTGGTAGCAAATTTGGCCAAGAGCTGGCAGGGATGGGCCAAGCAGCACTCGGACAAACAAGACGCCATTCCCAGTGGCTGGATGCCCTCATCTGTTGAAGAAGACAGAAAAGAACGCACACATGTGGTTAAACTCACCGTTACTCCACGAGTGATTGCAGCCGATCCCAGCGATGCCAATGAAAATGAAATCCGCACCGGATCTGTGACCAAAACTGTGCAGGTGAAACGCACTGACTGCAGCAGCAGCAATGTGGTCAACGCCATCCGAAACAAGATGGAGTCAGGTCCGGAGGATTACAAGCCATTTTTAGGCAATGAGTCACCAACACGACGTCGTCAGATGAGGGCGCTGCAGAGTGCAGGAGGAGGAGGGATGGTCCAAGACAAGAAGCTGAAGCTTCAGGAGAAGAAATCTGGTTCAAGCTTGGATACAGAGGGCAGCTGGCTAGGGGAGGACGGTGGGCTCAGGGAGAACAGTGAATCACAAATGGAACAAAGGGCCATCCTGACCAGCACAATGAGCAACAAACCCAAG ATTAAAATCGCCACCATGAGTGACATCAAGAGCCGCTGGCAGCAGTGGTCTGAGCAGCACACAGAAGGTCAGAAACTCAACCCCTTCAGCGAGGAGTTTGACTACGAGTATGCCATGACCCAGCGTCTCCGCAAAGGCGATTCTGGCTACGGTCGACCCAAAGATGGTTCCAAGACAGCTGAGAGGGGCGACCGGGCCCAGAAACACATCCACAGAGAGATGGAGGAGATGGTTTGGATCATCAGAGACATGGGCTTCAAAGATAAAGAAGGCCGGACAATTATTACCTTTGGCCGGCTCTTTGATCGCTACGTGAAAATTTCAGACAAGGTGGTGGGAATTCTGCTGCGTTGCCGCAAACACAAGATGCTTGACTTTGAGGGGGAGATGCTTTGGAAAGGACAAGACGATGATGTCATTATTACGCTGAAGGACTAA